GGAAGGAGGTCTGTTTCAGAAACCTTGCTTTTTCTCTCCAGCTCCTTGCTGCTCTCTTCCCCACACCAACCCAGTAAtcctacttttaaaaactatcttaAGGAAATACTATTTTTGAAAGGGGCAGGGGGATGTTTGCACAGAAAGTCCAGTGTTGTTTGTAAGACTATGTAAGTAGCAGCTGTtaccatgatttaaaaaattttaactgttAAACGTATTTGTTACAATGTGCTAGAATCTCAGTAGAGTTACATTTAACTAGTTTAACATTATAAAtatgggccagatgcagtggttcatatctgtaatctcagcactttgggaggccaaggcaacaggatcacatgagcccaggagttcaggaccagcctgggcagcatagtgagaccccatctctacaaaaataaaaaactagccaggcttaACACctttagccccagctacttgtactgaggtgggaagatcacttgagcccagaaagtggaggctgctgggaactgagatggcaccactgccctccagcctgggtgacagtgtgagactccatctcaaaaaaaaaaagaaaaaaaagattacagataTGAAGACAGTCAGTGGGAGAAACTCAGGACGTAAGAAAAGCAGCTCAGCTACACCCTTATTGTAACAATACAGCTGGGCCATTTAGACACGGATGAACTTGAACTAGAAGGGAATAAAAATCAATGTACCATTTTCAGAGCTGTGTTAATGCTATTTGGgtgactaaaaataaaagaactcttGGTTGCTGCTTCTGATGGGATAGCCGTCCTTCTGTGTGCAGAGTCGGGCTGGGAGCTCATGCATTGTAGTGGCGGCAGGTAGCTGCCCCCAGTCtgaggcccagccctgcccccactGTGCCTGTGGGAGTGACTTCACTTCCCTGAGCCTTGGGTTCTGCATTGGTAAAGGGTGAATAATAGTTGTTTCTACCTGACaattgttgtgaggattgagtGCAGGCCCAGAGCCAGGCCCGAAGGTTTACCACCTCCCTGCACCAGGGCTTGGCCTTCTTTGGGTGCTGATCTGAATGCTGGCCACAGATGCCACACTACTGCCTAACTGTGAGAACTGTTTTCATACTGAAGCTGGGGATGGTAAGAACTTTCTGAAGTGTCTACTTTAGGGAATGAGAGCTTTGTTAGGATTTATAATAactaggattttttaaaacattgttaaaaCATTCAGATTTCATTCAGAATTCTGAATCATTATTATTGATGGTATCAACCCTTCATAACTTCTTACACCATGTGCACACGTGAGGGGCTCCTGTTTCTAGGAAGAATCAAGCACCCTGCTTTTCTGAGCATACTGATAAGTCCtgaaccccagtgtgtaatgACAGGGAGCCCCTGCTTTCTAAAGAAAGAGCAGAGCTCTTGCTAACCTGTGGTTTACCTGTCACCTTTCTACCATGTGAATGGATCCCTAATTGAAtcttatctactttttaaaaaaccacttcACTAGAAGGTTCCAGCCCTCTAACCTGGTACCTCTACACAGGAGCGCGGCTGTGCACGCCGGCAGCAGGACTACTTGTCTTTGAACTAGTCTGGtatttaacttacattttttgTCTCCAACCTGTTTATTTTAGGCCAGTCCTTTAAACAGCTGAAAAACTGGGTAAACCTAGTTTAATAGCTGGTCTACTATATTCAAACCCAAGGACCTTACCCAGAAGCACCGTTAAAATCCGTTCATGTATCTTTGTTCAGTAGTTCCTGTCACTGGGTAGGAAGCGGTGTGTGGACACACGGCAGGGCCCAGCTATTGCCGCAGAGGGTATATTCACTTTGTGAAATGTTAtcaactttttttgtgtgtgatttgtgtacttttctttatgaatcttatataaaaaagatttttaaaaattgactcaaCCTATGCTAATTGGATCATCACTAATTCCAGATTACTTTAAACATGATCCTCAGGCTTTCCCACTGGAATTTAGGCAGCTTTCTAGTTGTAAAATTTGaaaccttttttgttgttttgtttttctttttacctttgcATCCATCATGAACATTTCCTTCCTCGCTTTTCCATTTAATAGCTCGAACATCTCCTTCCCAGCCAGCATTTGGTGTAGCACCTGGAGCATCtaagaggaaaacaaaaccatACGATGTGGAATCTGCTTCCCACTTCTTTTAGTATAAGTTCTTCTGTGCTATCatttccatttcctctagatgAGATAGTCAATGAGAAAAGTGAAGGGGAAAGTCCAGCCTTCCTTGAAATCTTTCACTTGTTACATCTGATCAAAGGCTAGTGCTTTTGGGGGTAGTAGCATCTGCTGCACTGGCAGTAGCATCCGGGTGGACCAAGGTCAGGGATCCTCATCTTTGTacttggatttcatttttttcatccctttctccatcccttgttacTTGCTTGTTGTATGCAGAGTGCTCTTCGTGATTCTCTTTGGGTTCTTTGGATTGTGTTTTCTCTGTAACAGCCCTCAgagattatttgaaaatagaacTTGCAGTGGATATGAGATTATAAGAAAAATGCTAACCAATTTCTGCTGGATTCATCATATACCACTATCTAGGCTGATTAGCTTGGTTGTTCAGGCTTGAAGCTACACTCCCTATAGGAGGCAAGTTCacattttacaaagagaaaatactgaaatCCACTTAAAGGGTGgtaactgggccgggcgcggtggctcaagcctgtaatcccagcactttgggaggccgaggcgggtggatcacgaggtcaagagatcgagaccatcctggtcaacatggtgaaaccccatctctactaaaaattagctgggcatggtggcacgtgcctgtgatcccagctactcaggaggctgaggcaggagaattgcctgaacccaagaggcggaggttgcagtgagccaagatcacgccattgcactccagcctgggtaacaagagcgaaactccgtctcaaaaaaaaaaaaaaaaaaaaaaaaaagggtggtaACTGATTTCCCTCTACCTTTCAGAGAACCCATCTGAAGTATCAGACTTGCCACAAAAATATTACTAGCTTTAATATTTTCCGTCTTACAGAGCCCTTAGCACAATGCCTCGCACTAGTAGGTATCCAGTAGTGTTTATCAAATAAATGAAGGACTTTCTAAAGATTTATGCTCAGGTTTCTCCAAAGTCTCTGAGGAAATGCAGAATGCAAGTACTTCTTTTTGGAGAGGGAACAAAAGCAGCCAGACGGATTTGGGAACATCTTTTAGCTAACTTCAGACCCCTAAAATCAGAGAACTTCCTGTCTCCCTAAGTGGAAGGTCCTGCAAAATGTAGAACATTTACAAAGCTAAAGAAACATAGGTAAATTGAAAAAAGAATCTTCAGTTAAGAATAAATCGTCTGCTGATAAAGATGTATCCAAgactgaggaaaaagaaaaagaataaatctggaccaggcgtggtggcttacgcctgtaatcccagcacttagggaggctgaggtgggcggatcacgaggtcaagaaattgagaccacctggccaacatggcgaaaccctgtctctactaaaaagtacaaaaattagctgtgtgtggtgacacgtgcctgtagtcccagctacttgggaggctgaggtaggagaattgtttgaatccaggaagtggaaattgcagtgagccaggattgcaccactgcattcctgcctggcgacagagcgagactctgtctcaaaaaaaaaaaaaaaagaaagaagaagaaaagaataaatcttctggttgggcacagtggctcatgcttgtaatccaagcactttgggaggctgaggcaggcagatcacctgaggtcgggagtttgagaccaccctgaccaacatgaagaaacccatctctactaaaaatacaaaaattagttgggcatggtggtgcatgcctgtaatcccagctactcaggaagctgaaggaggagaatcgcttgaacctgggaagcagaggttgcagtgggctgagatcgcaccattgcactccagcctgggcaacaagagcgaaactccatctcaaaaaaaaagtaaatcttctCCTGCTGTTGCTGCTGACCTGAAGAGGCATCCACACCAGTTAGGTCATTCTTACCTTTTAGTCGGTTCAGGGTCACCCAGTAGTGTAGCTCTGGGCTGTGGATGTCTTTGGACCACTGAAGCATGTCTTTTGCACGGATATCAGTCAGTATGAACTCTACAAACTTTCTCGTAAGTACATAATAAGCACTTCCAAAATAAATAGTTAAGTTATGGGGTGGTTTATCTTTGAATCTGTTATTTGGAGATGCGTAGGTATTTCCTTCAGGAATGAATTTGAGATGACTTTGACTTGTCTTGGATTTAATACGTGGTGGTTGGATTACTCCAGGAGTGATGTTTTTACCATTCCATTTGCTTCTGAGGTAGTGTATGATTTCTTTGTTGGTTTTGATGGGAAAATCCTGACCACAAAGATTAATGACATAGTTCCATTGAAATTTGGAACGCACTAGATCTTTCATACAATTAATATCTGCCTGTAGTCTTGTAAAGCCAGCATAAGCCACCTTCTCTCTCttggaggaaataaaaatgttttcaaaacagtTAACCAAGGTTTGCACAGCAGTCTTAAACTTCTTTGGGGCCTTTTCATCAACATGAATACAATAAACATTTTGAGGTACATAAATAGCTCTGAGAAGCTGTACAAACATGGCCAGCTCCTTATGAATCGTTATAATATATGCCAAAGAGAAATTGCCCTCTTCTGCAGACAGGGGTCTGGTTATGAAATGCAGTCCTTGAGAAGTCCTGGAACAGTTTCCTGGTGTGTGTAAATGAGCATGTATTTTGGATTTATGAGGGATTTTGCAAAATTTTGCAATTTGGAGGGCCACCCCTTTTCCTTCAAATAAAGCAGAACACAGTTCTTCTGGGTAAAAGCCACATTCTACTACTTCTGGATAGACAGGTTCCTCTTCTGGTTCTACAGGAGTTGGAttccttaaataaaaaaaaaatgaagatgcaGATAACTGCGCACACCATAAGTCCAGACTTTGTGGCTCGAAGCTGGCTCATGTCTTGAGCTCCAAGTGCATTCTTACTACCATAATTtgagtattttttcctttaagcttcctaaaagaaaaacagatacagTTTAGGATGTCATAACTCTCCCCTGCAATTTTATTGAAGTATACTAAACTACATATAcacacccatgaaaccatcaccacaatcaaggtaaCAAGCATTTCCCTCACCCCTCAGAGTATTCTTATGCTCCTTTTCATCCTCTCTTTCCATCCCCATCTGTGGCAATTGCGATATGCCATAATCTGTGTCACTATAAACTAGTCTGTCATTGTGTGTTTAACtgtttaagaaactgccaaacggTTTTCCAGAGTGGTTGTGCCAGTAATGTATGATACTGCAATTTATTATGTATCCTCATGCATACTTGCTGTGGTcaaattttttttaccttttaatgtAATGTTAGTTCCCTGTGGTTTTACTTTGCAtgtccctaatgactaatgatgttgagcatattttcatgttattgCCCTTATTTAGGGAGATGAAAAATCTCAAGTACTCATTTTGGACATAGACACTGACCTGTTCTGTATTATTCAAAGTTCATTGTATGCCATTACTCTGTATATGATCCAATAAAAGACGTGACAAATTAAGAGGAATTTTATGATTA
This is a stretch of genomic DNA from Saimiri boliviensis isolate mSaiBol1 chromosome 9, mSaiBol1.pri, whole genome shotgun sequence. It encodes these proteins:
- the LOC101031902 gene encoding LOW QUALITY PROTEIN: beta-1,3-galactosyl-O-glycosyl-glycoprotein beta-1,6-N-acetylglucosaminyltransferase 7 (The sequence of the model RefSeq protein was modified relative to this genomic sequence to represent the inferred CDS: deleted 1 base in 1 codon), whose protein sequence is MSQLRATKSGLMVCAVICIFIFFYLRNPTPVEPEEEPVYPEVVECGFYPEELCSALFEGKGVALQIAKFCKIPHKSKIHAHLHTPGNCSRTSQGLHFITRPLSAEEGNFSLAYIITIHKELAMFVQLLRAIYVPQNVYCIHVDEKAPKKFKTAVQTLVNCFENIFISSKREKVAYAGFTRLQADINCMKDLVRSKFQWNYVINLCGQDFPIKTNKEIIHYLRSKWNGKNITPGVIQPPRIKSKTSQSHLKFIPEGNTYASPNNRFKDKPPHNLTIYFGSAYYVLTRKFVEFILTDIRAKDMLQWSKDIHSPELHYWVTLNRLKDAPGATPNAGWEGDVRAIKWKSEEGNVHDGCKGHYVEDICVYGPGDLPWLIQSPSLFANKFELSTDPLAVTCLERRHRLQALRQAEVPTEPHWHFQQQSHFSMRPHR